A genomic region of Mycolicibacterium poriferae contains the following coding sequences:
- a CDS encoding FUSC family protein, whose protein sequence is MIRALAARFARRVGAVFPGVAMSADNALMLIKAVIAGTIAWALATEVFHASNASFAAFAAMLLMQQTIADSVQKALHYTAAVLVGIGLVSAVALPWGPGLWLFPLILLVSMLIGRWYRLGSQGFNVTVAAVFAYGVVAMPDAGRSPLMLIGDLAAMVLLGAGIAVGTNLLIAPPLRYRSAEDAVGAYCQSVVALLDDMVAGLGDGAPDDDQARDWRRRSDELPGLSAQPRSTIDHALQTSKFNPRRLVTRGSPTFDGHRVTVHVVERISQQLVFVCAGLLRFTGSDEDESAGRRARTEFFGQYAAVLSAVRDAIAESASLHSMSDLRAGTALTTVNEQCRSALDTLSSAAAVEGEHDKPRQWAFFGALYADAQRICEEIEWADDQFQQLAQSSAGRP, encoded by the coding sequence GTGATCCGTGCTCTTGCGGCTCGGTTCGCCCGGCGGGTGGGTGCGGTGTTTCCCGGTGTGGCGATGAGCGCCGACAACGCGTTGATGTTGATCAAGGCCGTCATCGCCGGAACGATCGCCTGGGCGCTGGCCACCGAGGTGTTCCACGCCAGCAACGCGTCGTTCGCCGCGTTCGCCGCGATGCTGCTGATGCAGCAGACCATCGCCGATTCCGTGCAGAAGGCCCTTCACTACACCGCTGCGGTGCTCGTCGGGATCGGACTGGTCAGTGCCGTCGCGCTGCCGTGGGGTCCCGGCCTGTGGCTCTTCCCGCTCATCCTCCTGGTGAGCATGCTCATCGGCCGCTGGTATCGGCTCGGCAGTCAGGGCTTCAACGTCACGGTCGCCGCCGTCTTCGCCTACGGCGTGGTGGCGATGCCCGACGCGGGCAGGTCGCCGCTGATGCTGATCGGCGATCTCGCGGCCATGGTCCTGCTGGGGGCGGGGATCGCGGTCGGCACCAATCTGCTGATCGCCCCGCCGCTGCGCTACCGCAGCGCCGAAGACGCCGTCGGCGCGTACTGCCAGTCGGTGGTCGCGCTGCTCGACGACATGGTCGCCGGGTTGGGCGACGGGGCGCCCGACGACGACCAGGCCAGGGACTGGCGCAGGCGCAGCGACGAACTGCCGGGCCTGTCCGCCCAGCCCCGCAGCACCATCGACCACGCCCTCCAGACGTCGAAGTTCAATCCGCGACGGCTGGTGACCCGCGGCAGCCCCACGTTCGACGGGCACCGGGTCACCGTGCACGTCGTCGAACGAATCTCGCAGCAACTGGTTTTCGTGTGTGCCGGGCTGCTGCGCTTCACCGGGTCCGACGAGGACGAGTCGGCCGGTCGCCGTGCCCGCACGGAGTTCTTCGGTCAGTACGCAGCGGTGCTGTCGGCGGTACGGGACGCGATCGCCGAGAGCGCGTCGCTGCACTCCATGTCGGACCTGCGGGCCGGGACCGCATTGACCACAGTGAACGAGCAGTGCCGGTCGGCGCTGGACACGCTCAGCAGCGCTGCCGCCGTCGAAGGCGAGCACGACAAACCACGGCAGTGGGCATTCTTCGGCGCCCTGTATGCCGACGCGCAGCGCATCTGCGAAGAGATCGAATGGGCCGACGACCAGTTCCAGCAGCTGGCGCAATCCTCGGCCGGCCGCCCCTGA
- a CDS encoding lysophospholipid acyltransferase family protein, with product MTEPAISPSVRALETLLDTATDALSPLMRLYRPYVRGLQNLPADGRFLLVGNHTQNSSEVLLIPYYVRSAIGTRVRPLADRQFGRMRGLQADLVTAYGAVVGTPDAAHRLMDQDETILVFPGGAREIAKYRGEEYTLSWQNRDGFARIAIEHGYPIVTAALVGGDDVYTSIVSRDSRLGRASRWLSHRLSGRSDMGMPLVRGIGPTLVPRPQRMYLSFGPPIATTPTEGEADAWTPAIKGRAQRQLEAELEDLQQIRSTDPFRQLNPLSWPAALTP from the coding sequence ATGACCGAGCCCGCCATCTCGCCGAGTGTGCGGGCGTTGGAGACCCTGCTGGACACCGCAACGGACGCGTTGTCACCGCTGATGCGCCTGTACCGTCCCTATGTCCGTGGCCTGCAGAATCTGCCGGCCGATGGCCGATTCCTGCTGGTGGGCAACCACACCCAGAACTCGTCCGAGGTGCTCCTGATCCCGTACTACGTACGCAGCGCAATCGGAACCCGCGTCCGTCCGCTGGCGGACCGGCAGTTCGGGCGGATGCGCGGGCTGCAAGCCGACCTCGTCACCGCCTACGGGGCGGTGGTCGGCACCCCCGACGCCGCCCACCGGTTGATGGACCAGGACGAGACGATCCTCGTCTTCCCGGGCGGCGCCCGGGAGATCGCCAAGTACAGAGGCGAGGAGTACACGCTGAGCTGGCAGAACCGAGATGGCTTCGCGCGGATCGCGATCGAGCACGGCTATCCCATCGTCACCGCGGCACTCGTCGGCGGCGACGACGTGTACACCAGCATCGTCAGTCGCGACAGCCGTCTCGGTCGCGCCAGCAGGTGGCTCAGCCACCGTCTCAGTGGCCGCTCCGACATGGGGATGCCGTTGGTGCGGGGCATCGGCCCGACCCTGGTACCCAGACCGCAGCGGATGTATCTGTCGTTCGGTCCGCCGATCGCCACGACCCCCACCGAGGGGGAGGCCGACGCGTGGACTCCCGCAATCAAGGGGCGGGCGCAGCGACAGCTGGAGGCCGAGCTCGAGGACCTGCAACAGATCAGGTCTACCGACCCGTTCCGGCAGCTGAACCCGCTGAGCTGGCCGGCTGCCCTCACCCCGTAG
- a CDS encoding bifunctional cytochrome P450/NADPH--P450 reductase produces MQPGPSAPPELTDVASAEGPLPGPELLAGRPYALPIDLLAELHGPLFYADFNGERKLYACSAPLVEELCDETRFAKNLTASLARIRPLAGDGLFTAFYGESNWQKAHDVLLPGFSYAGLRNYHSAMLDINAQLIRRWDAAAGHDAVDVSTDLQKLAMDTVALAGFGARFESFDFAGMAPIPASFTAALGEVFQNGVTPAFTDELTTLHTFFDELVAGHRSGRSDDVDDLLSVMLGHDANGAPLLDPDNVKNQIMTFLIAGQLTTSELMPNTLYNIVRHPAVLERVRAEVDQVFGRDDDYLPSYDDIGRFEYLRQVISETLRLSPPVLQFDRMALSDTVIGDRYPIKKGEAVSVLTGALHRQPGWGDNVELFDPERFSPQRSQSRPASLFKPFGTGARSCIGRQFALHEATMAIARIVHRYRMIDSRHYVLQWDGPGSRRPVGFHLDLLRRTAEERADRPGPDVAPDSRPINTPASAVKAGTTLAVLHGSNLGTCRALAAQLAEEGTDHGCQATVAPLDSAAGALPSADVTLIVAASYNGQPTDDARAFMAWLNDPDTSLAGSPLFAVLGVGDHNWADTYQAIPQRIEDRLTELGATALVARASADTSGDLTGTVEEFSAAFWTAVAQRFGDPDAAPVSDADEPLYELRTIVGPVTSAIDARFDVTPMTVLENTELVSDTAFGQAKRYVRIALPEGIEYHTGDHLTVLADNPPELVDTVIQLLEIEPDLRLSINPRRNSRRLIALDREVSVRELLTHFVELRKPATKSQLTRLAATNPCTPERQRLEELAASAEPAVLSPLECLLEFPACEITGAELLELLEPMTPRHYSIGSSSRLSPQVVGLVVSVLDAPARSGRGLFQGVASNHLAAAKPGQVVRARVDAARQAFRAGAEPTRNVILVSAGTGVAPFCGFLLDRLAAQQAGEPFAPALCFFGVRDPAVDYIFREQFEEGEALGVVRMRPAFSRAPQDGVRYVQDRIAADADDVWDMLGDPAKDTYVYVCGDGARMAPAVREAFTDIYRSRTGDDSDAAQRWLTGLVESDRYVEDVWAG; encoded by the coding sequence ATGCAGCCTGGACCGTCCGCACCACCTGAGCTGACCGACGTGGCCTCGGCAGAAGGCCCCCTGCCCGGGCCGGAACTCCTGGCCGGGCGTCCCTACGCACTTCCGATCGACCTGCTCGCAGAACTGCACGGACCGCTGTTCTATGCCGACTTCAACGGCGAACGGAAGCTCTACGCATGCTCGGCCCCACTGGTCGAGGAACTCTGCGACGAGACCCGCTTCGCCAAGAACCTCACCGCGTCGCTGGCCAGGATCCGACCCCTGGCCGGTGACGGGCTGTTCACCGCGTTCTACGGGGAATCGAACTGGCAGAAGGCCCATGACGTCCTGCTGCCGGGTTTCAGCTATGCGGGGTTACGCAACTATCACTCCGCGATGCTCGACATCAACGCCCAGTTGATCAGACGGTGGGACGCCGCCGCGGGGCATGATGCCGTCGACGTGTCCACCGATCTGCAGAAGCTGGCGATGGACACCGTTGCGCTGGCCGGTTTCGGTGCCCGGTTCGAGTCGTTCGATTTCGCCGGGATGGCGCCCATCCCGGCGAGCTTCACCGCAGCGCTGGGCGAAGTCTTCCAGAACGGGGTGACGCCGGCATTCACCGACGAGTTGACCACCCTGCACACGTTCTTCGACGAGCTGGTCGCCGGCCACCGATCCGGTCGCAGCGACGATGTCGACGACCTGCTGTCGGTGATGCTCGGCCACGACGCCAACGGCGCTCCGCTGCTTGACCCGGACAACGTCAAGAACCAGATCATGACGTTCCTGATCGCCGGACAGCTCACCACCTCCGAGCTGATGCCCAACACTCTCTACAACATCGTGCGACACCCCGCCGTGCTGGAACGCGTCCGGGCCGAGGTGGACCAGGTGTTCGGCCGCGACGACGACTACCTGCCCAGCTACGACGACATCGGGAGGTTCGAGTATCTGCGCCAGGTCATCAGCGAGACGCTGCGGCTGTCTCCCCCGGTGCTGCAGTTCGACCGGATGGCGCTGTCCGACACGGTGATCGGTGACCGGTACCCGATCAAGAAAGGTGAGGCGGTCAGTGTCCTCACCGGTGCGCTGCACCGCCAGCCCGGCTGGGGGGACAACGTCGAGCTGTTCGACCCCGAGCGATTCTCCCCGCAGCGCAGCCAGTCCCGGCCGGCAAGCCTGTTCAAACCGTTCGGCACCGGCGCGCGCTCGTGCATCGGTCGCCAGTTCGCGCTGCACGAGGCCACCATGGCGATCGCCCGCATCGTCCACCGCTACCGGATGATCGATTCGCGACACTACGTGCTGCAGTGGGACGGTCCCGGCAGCCGGCGCCCCGTGGGCTTTCACCTCGATCTCCTCCGGCGCACCGCGGAGGAACGGGCGGACCGCCCGGGCCCCGACGTCGCACCGGACTCGCGTCCCATCAACACTCCCGCGTCCGCCGTCAAGGCGGGGACGACGCTGGCCGTCCTGCACGGCTCGAATCTGGGCACCTGCCGGGCGTTGGCCGCGCAACTCGCCGAGGAAGGCACCGACCACGGGTGCCAGGCCACGGTGGCGCCCCTCGACAGCGCGGCCGGGGCGCTGCCGTCGGCCGACGTCACCCTCATCGTCGCCGCGTCCTACAACGGACAGCCCACCGACGACGCCCGGGCGTTCATGGCGTGGCTGAACGACCCCGACACCTCGCTGGCCGGCAGCCCGCTGTTCGCGGTATTGGGGGTCGGCGACCACAACTGGGCCGATACGTACCAGGCCATTCCCCAGCGGATCGAGGATCGCCTCACCGAGCTGGGCGCCACCGCCCTGGTTGCGCGAGCGTCAGCCGATACCTCCGGTGACCTCACCGGAACGGTCGAGGAGTTCTCCGCGGCGTTCTGGACGGCAGTGGCGCAGCGCTTCGGTGATCCGGATGCCGCGCCCGTCAGCGATGCCGACGAACCGCTCTACGAGCTGCGCACCATCGTCGGTCCCGTCACCAGTGCCATCGACGCCCGCTTCGACGTGACGCCGATGACGGTTCTGGAGAACACCGAGCTGGTCAGCGACACCGCCTTCGGACAGGCCAAACGTTATGTGCGGATTGCGCTTCCGGAGGGCATTGAATACCACACCGGCGATCACCTCACCGTGCTCGCCGACAATCCACCCGAACTGGTCGACACGGTGATCCAGTTGTTGGAGATCGAGCCGGACCTACGGCTGTCGATCAACCCTCGACGCAACTCGCGGCGGCTGATCGCACTCGACCGGGAGGTCAGTGTGCGCGAGTTGCTCACCCATTTCGTGGAATTGCGCAAGCCGGCCACGAAGAGTCAGTTGACGCGATTGGCGGCGACGAATCCGTGTACACCCGAACGACAACGGCTCGAAGAGCTCGCCGCGTCAGCGGAGCCGGCCGTGCTCAGTCCGCTGGAGTGCCTGCTGGAGTTCCCTGCCTGTGAGATCACCGGCGCCGAGCTGCTCGAGCTACTCGAACCCATGACGCCGCGGCACTATTCGATCGGCTCGTCGTCGCGATTGTCGCCTCAGGTGGTCGGGCTGGTGGTCAGCGTGCTCGACGCGCCGGCGCGCTCCGGCCGCGGGTTGTTCCAGGGCGTGGCCTCCAATCACCTGGCGGCGGCCAAACCCGGTCAGGTCGTGCGGGCCCGGGTGGACGCCGCGCGCCAGGCATTCCGGGCGGGCGCCGAACCCACCCGAAACGTGATCCTGGTCAGCGCCGGCACCGGGGTCGCCCCGTTCTGCGGTTTCCTGCTCGACCGCCTGGCCGCCCAACAGGCCGGTGAGCCCTTCGCCCCGGCACTGTGCTTCTTCGGCGTCCGCGATCCCGCGGTCGACTACATCTTCCGCGAGCAGTTCGAAGAAGGTGAGGCGCTCGGCGTCGTGCGCATGCGGCCGGCGTTCTCGCGGGCGCCGCAGGACGGCGTGCGGTACGTGCAGGACCGCATCGCCGCGGACGCCGACGATGTCT